In Flavobacterium luteolum, the DNA window CTTTAAGCGACGCTTTGACATTAGGATTTGTACCTTCTACCAAAGTAATAAAGTTTGCTACTGTTACAGGAGCTTTTACATATTCTAAAGAAAGAACAATATCTCCTTTTGAAGTAGAGATTGTAGCAAAAATTCCGTCACCAGGATTTGCGGCTACAACTGCTTTGCTTGTAGGTTTTGCTGCTGGTTTTGTTGCAGGCTTTTTAGTTTGAGCTTGAATATTTACTATTGCTAAGCAAAATAAAAATAGAAATTTATATTTCATTGCTTTTAAAATTTTAAGTCTTTAATTCAATTACTGTTTGTCTGAGATCTGGATTTCGAAGATGATATTAGCATTTGGCGGAATCACACCTCCAGCACCAGTTGCTCCATAAGCTAAGTGAGATGGAATGAAAAGAACTGCTTTGTCTCCGTAAGATAATTGCTCAACTCCTTCAATAAAACCAGGAATTAAACCATCTTTTTTACCAGCTTGAAATTGAATTGGTTGGTAGCCGCCTTGTGCTGCTCTCGCAGGATCGTATTTTCCGAATTGTTTTGCCACTTCTTCAATACTAGCGTCAAATAAAGTTCCGTCTTCAAGGAAACCAGCGTAGTGAATGTAAATTGGACTTCCTGCAGCAGGTTTTTTACCGCTTCCTTTTTCTGTAATTACATATTCTAAACCACTAGTAGTCTTGGTTGCTTTTGCTTTTAAAGCCGCATAATAATCTACTTTTTCTTTTTGAACGCCAGCGTATTTGCTTTGTTCTTTTGCAATGTCAGCAAAATAATCATGGAATACTTTTACAGCATCAAATTTCTTAGCGGCTTCACCATTTCTGATAATAGTTATAGAAACGATATTGTCGCCTTGTACCACTTTGTTTACTACTTCCTGATCTTTTGCATCTACAACATGGCCAAAAATGGTGTGTTTTCCGTCTAGCCAAGGAGTTTCAACATGTGTGATAAAAAATTGGCTGCTGTTTGTGCCTGGACCATTATTAGCCATTGCCAAAACACCTGCTTTGTCAAATTTTAAATCTGAAAATTCATCTTTAAATTTATAACCAGTATCTCCAGAACCAGTACCTAATGGATCACCACTCTGAATCATGAAGCTTTCAATAACTCTATGGAATTTCAAACCATCAAAGAAGGGCTTGTTTTTAAGGTTTTCATGTGTTACAAACTCGTTTTTACCTTCAGCCAAAGTCACGAAGTTAGCGACCGTTATTGGGGCTTTTTTGTAATCAAGTTCTACAATAATGTGACCTTTGTTTGTCTCGATGTCAGCATATAAACCATCTGGCAGATTGCTATGGTCGTCTTTACAAGAATAAAATGAGCTTACGGCTATTAGTAATAATAAAATACTCTTTTTCATTTTAAGATATTGTTTATTGAGTTAATGTGTCTTTTTTAGCTGGCGCTGCAGGCTTTGCAGCTGCAGGTTTTGGTGCTACGGTTTGAGTAGGCTGTGCAGCAGGTTTTACCGTTTGTGCAGTTGGATCTGGGACAAAATTTCTAAGCGTAACGGTAACAATTAAAGATTCGTTCGTACCAATTTTTTTATTGTCTCCATGATATCCATAAGCCATATGTGATGGAAATAAAAACGTAACAGTTTCATTTTTATGCATTCTTTTGATTCCGTCACGCAACCCCATCATAATGTCTTGTTTGTCTACATAATAAGTTTGAGGTCCAAGATCAGATTCTGAATAAATGACGTTGCCTTTTATGTCTTTTATTTCCATGTTAAAATAGGCAATATCGCCTTTTCTAGGAGCTAGAGTTTCTGTCGCATTCTTTTCTTCATAACAAAACCAATATCCTTTTGGAGTGGCAAAATATTTTACTTTCGGATTGCTTTTGATTATTTTTTTTATGACTTCCTCTTCGTTGGCCACTAATTTTTTATTTCGGTCTGCCGATTTTTTCATGAATGTTCCCGAAGCTCTAGAAATTGGTCTTCTGGCTTCTTCATGATGCTTACAGCTGCTTATTAAAACAGCAAAAAGCAAAGTGTAAATGCTAAGTTTTAGGTAATTCATGATTTGGACTATAATTTTAGTTTTTTTACTAAATCTTCAAATTTATTAATGGTGTTTTCCATAGAATCTTCAGATCTTCCTCCAGCTGCATTAACATGTCCGCCTCCGTTAAAGTGATCTCTTGCAAATTGATTTACATCAAATCCTCCTTGAGAACGGAAAGAAATTTTAATTATTTTTTCTTCTTTGTTTTCAATAAATATAGCTGTAAAAACAATTCCGCGAATGCTTAAGCCATAGTTTACAATTCCTTCAGTATCTCCTTTTACATAGTTAAACGAATCCAGTTCTTCCTGTGTAAGAGTCATGTAAGACGTTTTATGTTCTTCAAAAATTTTCATATTTTGAAGTGCACGGCCTAATAACTGCAAACGGCTAAAAGAACTATTATCGTATAGTAAAACCGGAATTTGAGTGTTTTCAACTCCTAAATCAATTAATTCGGCAATAATTCTATGCGTGTTTCCTGTAGTTCCTGGAAAACGGAATGAACCAGAATCAGTCAAAATTCCAGTATAGATACAAGTTGCTATGGTTTTATCGATATCTTCTTTTTTATTTAAAAAGGCAATAAAATTATAAACCATTTCACAAGTAGATCCGAAAGAAGTGTCTGAGTACGTATAAGCAGCATAATCATGAGGTTTTTCATGATGATCGATCATGATAAATGGTGCTGTAAGTTTTGCCAGAGTATGCTCCATTTCGCCAGTGCGATGAAAAGCATTAAAATCCAGCGTAAAAATAAGTTCAGCTTCTTCTAATATTTTAATGCAGTTTTGAGTGTCTTTTTCATAAACTTTAACTGTTTCTGAACCTGGAAGCCAAGCTAAAAAATCAGGAAAATCATTTGGAGAAATAACTGTTGGCTGATGATTATTTTTGAGTAAAAAATGGTATAAAGCTAGAGTCGAACCCATGGCGTCACCATCTGGTCCTCTGTGCGGAATAATTGCAATTTTCTTTGGCGTAGCAAGCAATAATTGAATTGCTTGAATATCTTGTATTTTCATAGTTTGCGAATTTACATTTTTTTAATGTAATGCTGAAAATATTTAGTCGCAGTTTTCAGTTTCAGTTTTCAGATATTTTAGGGGTAAAAAAAATGTACGTGGATGAAACTGATTCGCTATCGTGAAAACGCGGATTTGGACGGATTTTTTTATTTTGAAACTGAGAGTGTAAACTGCGACTGCGACTGAAAACTCCGTTTAAAGAAACCTCTGATACAATTTATATTTCGCACCTTTTACAATTTGAGATTTGTAAATTCCGACAGAACCAGAAGAAAAATAAGCAATTGTACAGGCGATTGCGATGAAGATTCCGGGAGCAATTCCGAACAATTCCATTCCCATAACGGTACAGGCAATAGGAGTGTGGGTTGCGCCTGAGAAAACCGCAACAAATCCGATTCCTGCTAAAAGAGCAATTGGCATCGGAATTACAGTTGATAAGGCACTTCCTAAAGTAGCTCCGACAAAAAATAACGGCGTTACTTCGCCACCTTTAAATCCAGCTCCTAACGTGAATCCGGTGAATAAAATTTTTAGCAGGAAATCGTACCATTGGTTTGTATTGGAAAAAGAATCGACAATAACGGGAACTCCCAAACCAGAGAATTTTGTAAATCCGAAACCAGCAATGGCAATAGCCAAAACTACACCACCAATTACAGGACGAAGTGGAGGATATTTAATATTTTTTGAAAAAAGAGAACCCCAGAAATGTGTGCTTCTAGAAAATAATAGAGCAGCAAATCCAGATAAAATTCCAACAATTATAGTAAAAACAATGTTGTTTAAACTAAGTTCTGGAACAATTGGAATACTGCAATGTGTATGTTTAATTTCCCAGAATTCTACAGTAAAATAAGCTGCATAAGCAACTAAGAAAGAAAGAAGAATGCTTTTAAAATTAATTTTACTGAAATATAAAACTTCCAAAGCAAAAATAGCTCCCGCAAGAGGAGTTCCAAAAACAGAAGCAAATCCAGCACTGATACCTAGAATGATTAAAATTCTGCGTTCAGAATTATTTAGATTGAAAAACTTTGTGAATTGATCGGCAATTGCGCCTCCCATTTGAACGGCTGTTCCTTCGCGTCCTGCAGATCCTCCAAATAAATGAGTCAAAAGCGTTCCTAAAAGAACTAATGGAGCCATTTTAAAAGGAATGACTTTTTTAGGGTTTTCGTATTCTTCCAGTAAAAGATTGTTTCCTTTTGCAACTGATTCTCCCCAATAATAATAACTCAATCCAACTAGAAATCCGCCGAAAGGTAAAAGCCAAATAATCCAATCATGCTGAATTCTAAATTGCGTCACCCATTCTAAAGAAACTAAGAAAAATGCTGAAGCCGATCCGGAAAGTATACCTATTAATGCACAGATAAGAATCCATTTTGGAAGAGAAAGCAGGAATTGTTTTGGATTTAATGAAGTCATTAATGAATTCTAAAAAGTTTGCCACGAATTTCGCCAATTTTCATGAATTAAAAGGGAAAAAACAATCATTTTAATCCATTATCCCGATAGCTATCGGGAGTGCCATAAGAAAAATAATTAGTAGAATTAGCGAAATTCGTGGCAAAAAAAATATTATACTACAGCTGTAAATTCGATTTCCACCAAATATTCTGGAGCAACCAATTTACTGATTCCGTAAAATCCTGTAGTTGGTTTTACATCTTTAAAGAAAGCAGAGTGTGCTCTAGCTACTTCTTCGAAAGTAGAAACGTCTGTTGTGAAAATTCTTGTTCTAATAACGTCTTTCATGCTTACATTTAAATCTTCTAAAACTTTTTCTACTCGTTCCAAAATATTATACGTTTGAGCATAAGCGTCATCAGCTTTTACTTTATCGCCGTCAACAATGGCTACAGTTCCAGAAACTTCCACAATATTGCCAATTCTTACGGCACGGCAATATCCCATTTTGTCTTCCCACGGAGATCCAGTTAAGATGTTTTCTCTTTTCATTTTTTATAATTTTTGCGAATTTGTCTGTATGGTTTTAAAAGCAAATTCAGGTTGATTAAAGATGCTGCAATTTAAGAATTATGGTTTTTACAGCGATTAAAAAAAGCTTGAAATCAATTCAGAAATCAAGCTTTTTTGTGATATTAATCGTTATTCAGTTTCTTTTTCTTCGTATAGTCGAAGCTTGTTTTGTACCGTATTTAAATTTTGCTGTAAGGCCTCAATCTTATTTAATAAATGTGCAATTGCATCAATTCCTTCCAGATTTATTTTAAGATCGTAATGCATTCGAATCATTTTTTCGACCGTTGGAAGCTGTTCTGGTTCCAGAAATTCGTCATTTTCTTGTGTAATAATATGAATGAGTCCATAATTATTAAGTTCGGTTATAAAAGTATTTTCAATTTCGTGGTAAATACAAAACTGTTTTATCTGGATCAAATTTTTATTTTTCATGACTTCTGAGTTTTGCTAATTCTTCAAATAATTCTTTTTCTTTATTCGACAGTTTTGTTGGGAGTTTTATAGTGTATGTTATGTATAAATCACCAAACTGATTTTCTTTTTTATAAACAGGAAAACCTTTTCCTTTCAACTTCACTTTGGTTCCAGGCTGTGTTTCTGGCGGCACTTTAATTTTTAGCTTTCCGTCAAAAGTATTGATGTAAGTTTCTCCGCCTAAAATTGCCGTGTATAAATCAATTGGAGCCTCGGCATAAAGATTGTTGCCTTCTCGTTTAAAATCTGAATTGTTAGAAATTATAAAAGTGATGTATAAATCGCCATTTGGTCCGCCATTAACACCTGGACCGCCATGATTCGGAATTTTAATAATCTGTCCATTTTCTACACCAGCAGGAATTGTAATTCGAATATTTTTTCCGTTTACAGTTAAGTTTTGTTTGTGCGTGGTATAAGCGGCTTTAAGATCCAGTTCCAATTCGGCATTAAAATCCTGTCCTCTATATTTAGCCTGCGATCTCGATTTTCCGCCTCCATACATCGAATTGAAAAAATCTGAAAAGTCGCTTCCAGAAAAATCTCCGCCTCCAAAACCAGAGAAATCACCTTCAGAATATTGATAACCACCTTGCTGTCTGCTTTGCTGCTGATTAGGATCGTAACCTGCTTTTTCAAATTCGTCAGCATGTTTCCAGTCTTTTCCGTATTTATCGTATTTTTTTCGATTTTCAGGATTGCTTAAAACTTCGTTGGCTTCGTTTATTTCTTTGAATTTCTTCTCGGCTTCTTTATCATTCGGATTCAAATCAGGATGGTATTTTCTCGCCAGTTTTCGATATGCTTTTTTGATGTCTGCTTCAGTAGCCGATTTTGTAACATCTAATACTTTGTAATAATCGATATAATCCATTTTTCTGAGATTTATAAATGGTAAATAAAGTCTTCAAGTTAAGAATAAGTTGTTAATAATCAAAATGCTGAATGTTTTTATAAAGTGATTTTTTGGAATTTATAAGATTTGAAATTTGAAATTTATTTTTTTTGAAATAAAAAATTTTGGCAGGTTTTTTGATTCCAAAAATTAGCTTAATTTAATGTTATAAAACTCCTAAAGTTGTAGCAAGTAAGTAAATTATACTATTTTTGTGAAGCTGGACTTTTGATTTATATTAATTATAAAAGGCGATTCGATAATACTTTTTCAATGAAGCACATTTTATTTTTCATATTATTTTTTACTGCACTGTCTGTATCAGCCCAAATAGAGTCTAGTACTAAATTTAAAACTATTCCTGGAGGGAAATTTACTGCCAAGCCTAAAAAGACTCCAGTTCCTGAAGTCAAAGACCCGCAGGCAAATTTTAATGATATGCCAGCAATTAAAACTCCAAATGTTTTTGAAAATACGACTATAACTCCAAAATCAAAATTTCAGATTGGCGAAGAAAAAAGCAAATTTACCATGTCTACAGAAACCGATTTTGCTAATCCAGGCGATCGATATGTGGCAAAAATGGAGAAAGATTTAGATAAATCTTTAAAAGATGCCGGACTAAGAGAAGGTCGTGGAGTATTGGTAAAGAAAAATATTTCTTTAGGAGATTTTAGAACCAAATCGGAATTCTTTATTGTTAAGTTCCGAGATTTCGGAGCAATTGACGGTGATTTAGTAAAAGTTTCTTCAAATGACAACATAATTCGCGATAGAATTTTACTGGATTCTAATTTTCAGCAAGTAAAAATTAATCTTACACCAGGCTTTAATAAATTAGATTTCGAAGCCCTAAATATTGGAACATTAGGAGGAAATACAGCCGAAATTCAAGTCTATGATGATAAAGGCAATCTGGTAACAAATGATTATTGGGATAATCTAGCTGCAGGATTTAAGGCATCTATTATTGTTACGAAAGAGTGATTTTTTTAAGATGCTAAGACACTAAGGTTCTAAGATACTAAGTTTTTTTTCAGAAGCTTTAATACAAACAAAAAGGAGATTCTATTTTTAGAATCTCCTTTTTTTATACAATCTGATTAAAATCTCAGAATCTCAGAACCTTAGTGTCTTAGCATCTTAGACTAGAATGGATCGGCAGTCACCTTAAATTTCATTTCTGCTTTTACTGTAACATCTTTAGTTAAAGTTTCTTTTAATGTTACCTGTGTTCTTATTTTGTAACTATTTGCTTTAATGTATTCATCTAATCGTTTATCTGTACAAATCAAATCAACTGAATTGCTCGATACATTAATGTTGTCTGCATACGCTAATTCAATTTCTTCTGAATTTGCTGTTGAGATATACAAATGAACCGATTTTAGAAATGTGAAAGTTTTATCGGAAGGATCTGTAATCGAAAGTTTCAGCGATCTTAGCTTTACATCTTTTACTAGATTTGCTTTTGTTTTGTTGTTTTCAAATTCCGCAGATGAATTGGTTGTAACCTCGGGCGTAATAATCTCCGATGGCAAGTTAATTGGTGAAGTGCTTTGAATTTTAATCGAAGCATTGTTCGAAATAGTAAAAGTTAGCAAATCATCAACAGTGTCGCACGAACTAAAAAAGATGGACAAGAAAGCTGTCAGGGCAATAATTTTTGATTTCATAGTTAAATTTAATATCGGTTTTTCGTTAGATACGAATTTTTGGATTGTTTGGATTTTTTTTTGAGGTTCAAAGTTACAAAGGTTTAAAGGGAGCAAAGAAAAAAAACTTTGAACCTTTGCTACT includes these proteins:
- a CDS encoding peptidylprolyl isomerase gives rise to the protein MKKSILLLLIAVSSFYSCKDDHSNLPDGLYADIETNKGHIIVELDYKKAPITVANFVTLAEGKNEFVTHENLKNKPFFDGLKFHRVIESFMIQSGDPLGTGSGDTGYKFKDEFSDLKFDKAGVLAMANNGPGTNSSQFFITHVETPWLDGKHTIFGHVVDAKDQEVVNKVVQGDNIVSITIIRNGEAAKKFDAVKVFHDYFADIAKEQSKYAGVQKEKVDYYAALKAKATKTTSGLEYVITEKGSGKKPAAGSPIYIHYAGFLEDGTLFDASIEEVAKQFGKYDPARAAQGGYQPIQFQAGKKDGLIPGFIEGVEQLSYGDKAVLFIPSHLAYGATGAGGVIPPNANIIFEIQISDKQ
- the gldI gene encoding gliding motility-associated peptidyl-prolyl isomerase GldI, which encodes MNYLKLSIYTLLFAVLISSCKHHEEARRPISRASGTFMKKSADRNKKLVANEEEVIKKIIKSNPKVKYFATPKGYWFCYEEKNATETLAPRKGDIAYFNMEIKDIKGNVIYSESDLGPQTYYVDKQDIMMGLRDGIKRMHKNETVTFLFPSHMAYGYHGDNKKIGTNESLIVTVTLRNFVPDPTAQTVKPAAQPTQTVAPKPAAAKPAAPAKKDTLTQ
- a CDS encoding DHH family phosphoesterase, with amino-acid sequence MKIQDIQAIQLLLATPKKIAIIPHRGPDGDAMGSTLALYHFLLKNNHQPTVISPNDFPDFLAWLPGSETVKVYEKDTQNCIKILEEAELIFTLDFNAFHRTGEMEHTLAKLTAPFIMIDHHEKPHDYAAYTYSDTSFGSTCEMVYNFIAFLNKKEDIDKTIATCIYTGILTDSGSFRFPGTTGNTHRIIAELIDLGVENTQIPVLLYDNSSFSRLQLLGRALQNMKIFEEHKTSYMTLTQEELDSFNYVKGDTEGIVNYGLSIRGIVFTAIFIENKEEKIIKISFRSQGGFDVNQFARDHFNGGGHVNAAGGRSEDSMENTINKFEDLVKKLKL
- a CDS encoding voltage-gated chloride channel family protein translates to MTSLNPKQFLLSLPKWILICALIGILSGSASAFFLVSLEWVTQFRIQHDWIIWLLPFGGFLVGLSYYYWGESVAKGNNLLLEEYENPKKVIPFKMAPLVLLGTLLTHLFGGSAGREGTAVQMGGAIADQFTKFFNLNNSERRILIILGISAGFASVFGTPLAGAIFALEVLYFSKINFKSILLSFLVAYAAYFTVEFWEIKHTHCSIPIVPELSLNNIVFTIIVGILSGFAALLFSRSTHFWGSLFSKNIKYPPLRPVIGGVVLAIAIAGFGFTKFSGLGVPVIVDSFSNTNQWYDFLLKILFTGFTLGAGFKGGEVTPLFFVGATLGSALSTVIPMPIALLAGIGFVAVFSGATHTPIACTVMGMELFGIAPGIFIAIACTIAYFSSGSVGIYKSQIVKGAKYKLYQRFL
- a CDS encoding RidA family protein, whose amino-acid sequence is MKRENILTGSPWEDKMGYCRAVRIGNIVEVSGTVAIVDGDKVKADDAYAQTYNILERVEKVLEDLNVSMKDVIRTRIFTTDVSTFEEVARAHSAFFKDVKPTTGFYGISKLVAPEYLVEIEFTAVV
- a CDS encoding chaperone modulator CbpM translates to MKNKNLIQIKQFCIYHEIENTFITELNNYGLIHIITQENDEFLEPEQLPTVEKMIRMHYDLKINLEGIDAIAHLLNKIEALQQNLNTVQNKLRLYEEKETE
- a CDS encoding J domain-containing protein; this translates as MDYIDYYKVLDVTKSATEADIKKAYRKLARKYHPDLNPNDKEAEKKFKEINEANEVLSNPENRKKYDKYGKDWKHADEFEKAGYDPNQQQSRQQGGYQYSEGDFSGFGGGDFSGSDFSDFFNSMYGGGKSRSQAKYRGQDFNAELELDLKAAYTTHKQNLTVNGKNIRITIPAGVENGQIIKIPNHGGPGVNGGPNGDLYITFIISNNSDFKREGNNLYAEAPIDLYTAILGGETYINTFDGKLKIKVPPETQPGTKVKLKGKGFPVYKKENQFGDLYITYTIKLPTKLSNKEKELFEELAKLRSHEK